The proteins below come from a single Lactobacillus johnsonii genomic window:
- a CDS encoding rhomboid family intramembrane serine protease gives MQKLNTNRFSSTFVTNAILIVLFVVFIIETIMGGSTNINTLVRLGAMNNQLVTVEHQWWRLFTAQFLHIGWLHIASNAVMIYYMGQFMEPLLGHWRFLTVYLLSGIGGNLLSYAYGSDSVVSAGASTALFGLFGVVIALYLANRAIPAINYLGRQALALAIINLALDLFASHIDILGHLGGLISGFLLGIIFGSAHLRQYHHKLRVIAAVVIIIYVVFCLHQGIVINN, from the coding sequence ATGCAAAAGTTGAATACTAATCGATTTTCTAGCACTTTTGTTACAAATGCGATTTTAATTGTACTCTTTGTTGTTTTCATAATCGAAACAATAATGGGTGGCTCGACTAATATTAATACCCTAGTTCGACTTGGGGCAATGAATAATCAACTTGTTACTGTTGAACATCAATGGTGGCGTTTGTTTACAGCGCAATTTTTGCATATCGGCTGGTTACATATCGCATCTAATGCAGTAATGATTTATTACATGGGTCAATTTATGGAACCACTTTTAGGTCACTGGCGATTCTTAACAGTTTATTTATTGTCAGGGATTGGTGGAAATCTGTTAAGTTATGCATATGGGAGCGATTCGGTAGTTAGTGCCGGTGCTTCTACAGCTTTATTTGGACTTTTTGGTGTAGTAATTGCTCTTTATTTAGCCAATCGAGCAATTCCGGCAATTAATTATTTGGGAAGGCAGGCTTTAGCATTAGCTATCATTAATTTAGCGCTTGATTTATTTGCAAGTCATATTGATATCTTAGGTCATCTCGGTGGATTAATATCTGGTTTTCTTTTAGGAATAATTTTTGGTAGTGCCCATTTGAGACAATATCATCACAAGTTAAGAGTTATAGCAGCAGTAGTAATAATTATTTATGTTGTCTTCTGTTTACATCAGGGAATAGTGATTAATAATTAA
- a CDS encoding rhodanese-like domain-containing protein: MNIFGIINIILIIIILAFALSWLWTWIQSKRVGGALTNEEFEKGKRKAQIIDVREKGPFKKEHILGARNIPYTMFKYQYQEIRPDLPVYLYSDSNALTVRAARFLQKKGYEKVYWLKDGFEKWDGQTKASKY, translated from the coding sequence ATGAATATTTTTGGGATTATCAACATTATCTTAATCATCATTATTTTGGCCTTTGCTTTGAGTTGGCTTTGGACATGGATCCAATCCAAAAGAGTCGGTGGTGCATTAACTAATGAAGAATTTGAAAAGGGAAAGCGAAAAGCACAAATTATTGATGTGCGTGAAAAAGGACCTTTTAAAAAAGAACATATTTTAGGAGCACGTAATATTCCTTATACAATGTTTAAATATCAATATCAAGAAATTCGTCCAGATTTACCAGTTTATCTTTATTCTGATTCAAATGCCTTGACAGTAAGAGCAGCACGCTTTTTACAAAAGAAGGGGTATGAAAAGGTATACTGGCTAAAAGACGGTTTTGAAAAATGGGATGGTCAAACTAAGGCCTCTAAATATTAA
- the rpmG gene encoding 50S ribosomal protein L33 — protein MAEHIILECTECGDRSYLSEKNKRKHPERLALKKYCPVERKVTLHRETK, from the coding sequence ATGGCAGAACATATTATCCTTGAATGCACCGAATGTGGCGATAGAAGTTACTTATCTGAAAAGAATAAGCGTAAGCATCCGGAACGTTTAGCTTTAAAGAAGTATTGCCCAGTTGAAAGAAAGGTAACACTTCACCGCGAAACTAAGTAA
- a CDS encoding peptidoglycan D,D-transpeptidase FtsI family protein, producing the protein MNYLKQSKGSNRNSTSTPLRMKIILGVILVLFLLLIGQLAYLQLFYGGRFQAEVQQTDQKIVSNNVPRGVMYDSSGKVLVGNKANNAITYTKNSSITSSQIYKISNRLSQYITLDDEEPTQRQLYDYYLANSKISEKETAKLPRSERYDSNGDALSSSQIYNNVLKRVEKQDIHFTKRQKTAALIFNKISGAYTLSTIYIKNKGLTDREMALVGEHLSELPGVGIGTDWSRSYPNGKSIKSIIGSVSSEKAGLPSDNLQYYLTQGYSRNDRVGTSYLEEKYEPLLKGTKSKSQVVTKSGDGVEQTKTVYKGQSGASLILTMNAKYQQQVEDALKKQYAAAKAAGATQYSNGAYAVAMNPKTGALLAIAGIDHNAKTNKDTDDALGVINKSFVMGSAVKGATVAGGLMNGVITPTNNVMPDTPIYLPGSPIKKSVYPVGTFGSLDAPTALEVSSNIYMMQLALRWVNAKYTPHSFISMPSDAFTKLRRNFAMFGLGQKTGVDLPGEVSGIQGRSYNSAGQLLTGSVLDLSYGNYDAYTPIQLVQYISTIANGGYRMRPYLVQSVGETNSQGNKVSILHNTKPQVQMRIPWTQDQLDVIHQGMYRVVHGTNSWGTAHSLKNVKPSISGKTGTAQTFYYDEDNPGNPNAPEVINATFVGYAPSKDPEIAVAVVFPGLDPDKEGSYTLQVAKAMVEDYFKLNK; encoded by the coding sequence TTGAATTATTTAAAACAGAGTAAAGGTTCGAATAGAAATTCCACTTCGACGCCCCTAAGAATGAAAATTATTTTGGGCGTCATTTTAGTTTTATTTTTATTATTAATTGGTCAATTGGCCTACTTACAGCTTTTCTACGGTGGACGTTTTCAAGCAGAAGTACAGCAAACCGACCAAAAGATTGTATCAAATAATGTACCACGTGGTGTGATGTATGATAGCAGCGGTAAAGTTTTGGTAGGTAATAAAGCTAATAACGCAATTACTTATACCAAAAATTCTAGCATTACGTCTAGTCAAATATATAAAATTTCTAATCGCTTAAGTCAATATATAACACTTGATGATGAAGAACCTACCCAAAGACAGCTTTATGATTATTATTTAGCTAACAGTAAAATATCAGAAAAGGAAACAGCTAAGCTGCCTCGATCTGAACGTTATGACAGTAATGGGGATGCTTTAAGTTCAAGTCAAATCTATAACAATGTCTTAAAACGTGTTGAAAAGCAAGATATCCATTTTACTAAACGTCAAAAAACGGCTGCTTTAATTTTTAATAAGATTTCTGGAGCATACACTTTATCTACTATCTATATTAAAAATAAAGGTCTAACTGATAGAGAAATGGCATTAGTTGGAGAGCACCTATCTGAATTGCCAGGTGTAGGTATTGGAACTGACTGGTCCAGAAGCTATCCAAATGGAAAATCCATTAAAAGTATCATTGGTTCCGTTTCTTCAGAAAAAGCTGGTTTACCAAGTGATAACTTGCAGTACTACTTAACACAAGGTTACTCACGAAATGACCGTGTAGGTACAAGTTACTTAGAAGAAAAGTATGAGCCGCTTCTGAAAGGAACTAAGTCTAAGTCACAGGTAGTTACTAAGTCCGGAGATGGTGTTGAACAAACTAAGACTGTCTATAAAGGACAAAGTGGTGCCAGTTTGATTTTGACAATGAATGCTAAATATCAACAACAAGTAGAAGATGCACTGAAGAAGCAATATGCGGCTGCTAAAGCTGCAGGTGCTACGCAGTATTCTAATGGTGCCTATGCAGTAGCGATGAATCCAAAGACTGGAGCACTTTTAGCGATTGCAGGTATTGATCATAATGCAAAGACTAATAAAGATACTGATGATGCGTTAGGTGTAATTAATAAATCCTTTGTTATGGGGTCTGCAGTCAAAGGGGCAACTGTTGCGGGTGGATTAATGAATGGTGTTATTACACCAACTAACAACGTAATGCCCGATACGCCAATTTACTTGCCAGGTTCTCCAATTAAGAAATCTGTTTACCCAGTTGGTACATTTGGTAGTCTTGATGCCCCAACAGCTCTTGAAGTATCAAGTAACATTTACATGATGCAATTAGCTTTAAGATGGGTAAATGCTAAATATACTCCACATAGTTTTATCTCAATGCCTTCAGATGCATTTACTAAATTGAGACGTAATTTTGCAATGTTTGGTTTGGGTCAAAAAACTGGTGTAGACCTTCCTGGAGAAGTTTCAGGTATTCAAGGTCGCTCATATAACTCAGCTGGTCAATTGCTTACAGGTTCTGTTCTTGACTTGTCTTACGGAAACTATGATGCTTATACGCCAATTCAATTAGTACAATATATTTCAACTATTGCTAATGGTGGATATCGTATGCGCCCATATTTAGTTCAATCAGTTGGTGAGACTAATTCGCAAGGTAATAAAGTATCAATTCTTCATAACACTAAGCCACAGGTTCAGATGCGTATTCCTTGGACTCAGGATCAACTTGATGTTATTCATCAAGGGATGTATCGTGTTGTTCATGGTACTAATTCATGGGGGACAGCCCATTCATTAAAGAACGTTAAGCCTTCGATTTCTGGTAAAACTGGTACTGCTCAGACTTTTTATTATGATGAAGATAACCCAGGTAATCCGAATGCGCCAGAAGTTATTAACGCTACTTTTGTTGGTTATGCCCCATCAAAAGATCCTGAAATCGCTGTAGCTGTGGTCTTCCCAGGACTGGACCCAGATAAAGAAGGTTCATATACTTTGCAAGTGGCAAAGGCAATGGTTGAAGACTACTTCAAACTTAATAAATAG
- the miaA gene encoding tRNA (adenosine(37)-N6)-dimethylallyltransferase MiaA, with amino-acid sequence MQKIIVLIGPTGIGKTDLALDLAPKINAEIISGDSMQIYQEVSIGTAKPTDEELKRVKHYLINQRSIFEEYSVKDFVAEGTKAVDKIVADGAIPLVVGGTGFYINALVNQLQLGEPGEYQTSVDPQWEEYLKENGENKLWDLLQAKDPAAAEKIAPQNSRRSLRALTVISRTGKLFSEQQQKINPRYDALILGLNSDREEVYQRINMRVDKMMEHGLLQEAKFVYENRSREHQVIQAIGYKEFFPYFSGEKTLDECVNKLKQASRKYAKRQLTYFKHQLPVVWLDPLQDEKVSEKALRKINEFLNK; translated from the coding sequence ATGCAAAAAATTATTGTACTAATTGGCCCAACCGGGATCGGAAAAACAGACCTAGCGTTAGATTTAGCTCCAAAAATTAATGCAGAAATTATTTCTGGTGATTCAATGCAAATCTATCAAGAGGTAAGTATCGGTACCGCTAAGCCAACAGATGAAGAACTAAAACGAGTAAAACACTATTTAATTAATCAACGTTCAATTTTTGAAGAATATTCTGTTAAAGATTTTGTTGCTGAAGGTACCAAAGCAGTAGATAAAATTGTTGCTGATGGAGCCATTCCATTAGTTGTGGGGGGAACCGGATTTTATATTAATGCCTTGGTCAACCAGCTTCAACTTGGTGAACCAGGGGAGTATCAAACAAGCGTTGATCCACAATGGGAAGAATATTTAAAAGAAAATGGAGAAAATAAGTTGTGGGATCTTCTTCAAGCGAAAGATCCAGCTGCAGCAGAAAAAATAGCGCCGCAAAATAGTCGTCGTAGTCTTAGAGCATTAACAGTAATTAGTAGAACCGGTAAATTGTTTAGTGAACAACAACAAAAGATTAATCCGCGATATGATGCTTTAATTCTTGGATTAAATAGTGATCGAGAAGAAGTCTATCAGAGAATAAATATGCGCGTAGATAAAATGATGGAGCATGGGTTACTACAAGAAGCAAAGTTCGTTTATGAAAATAGGTCTCGTGAACATCAAGTAATTCAAGCTATTGGATATAAAGAATTCTTTCCATATTTTTCTGGAGAAAAGACTTTAGATGAATGTGTGAACAAGCTGAAACAAGCTTCTCGAAAGTATGCTAAACGTCAATTGACATATTTCAAACACCAATTACCTGTTGTTTGGCTTGATCCTTTGCAAGATGAAAAAGTATCTGAAAAGGCTCTTAGAAAAATAAATGAATTTTTAAACAAATAA
- a CDS encoding glutamine synthetase family protein translates to MSKTITAEDIKKSVKDNDVRFLRLAFTDINGTSKAVEVPTSQLDKVLTNDIRFDGSSINGFVRLEESDMVLYPDFSTWAVLPWGDEKGGKIGRLVCSVHKTNGEPFEGDPRNNLKRVLKEMKEMGFTDFDIGFEAEFHLFKLGEDGNWTTEVPDHASYFDMTSDDAGARCRRDIVETLESIGFEVEAAHHEVGDGQQEIDFRFDDALTTADRVQTFKMVVREVARKHGLYATFMAKPVEGQAGNGMHTNMSLFKDGKNVFYDKDGEFHLSDTALYFLNGILEHARAITAIGNPTVNSYKRLIPGFEAPVYISWASKNRSPLVRIPDAEEINTRLEMRSADPTANPYLLLAACLTAGLNGIKEAKKPMAPITSNVFEMSEEERAKRGIKPLPSTLHNAVKAFKADPLIQEALGEHLTQSFIDSKNLEWSKYTQSVSDWERDRYMGY, encoded by the coding sequence ATGAGTAAAACTATTACTGCAGAAGATATTAAAAAAAGTGTTAAAGATAACGATGTTCGTTTTCTAAGATTAGCCTTTACCGATATTAACGGAACATCTAAAGCCGTCGAAGTTCCAACTAGCCAATTAGATAAAGTTTTAACTAATGATATTCGTTTTGACGGTTCTTCAATTAATGGCTTTGTTCGTCTAGAGGAAAGTGACATGGTTTTATACCCAGACTTTTCTACTTGGGCAGTTTTGCCTTGGGGAGATGAAAAGGGTGGAAAGATCGGTCGTTTAGTATGTTCAGTTCACAAGACAAATGGTGAACCTTTTGAAGGTGATCCAAGAAACAACTTGAAGCGTGTTCTTAAAGAAATGAAAGAAATGGGCTTTACTGATTTTGATATTGGTTTTGAAGCAGAATTTCATTTATTTAAGTTAGGTGAGGATGGTAACTGGACTACTGAAGTTCCTGATCATGCTTCATACTTTGATATGACTTCTGACGATGCTGGTGCAAGATGTCGGCGTGATATTGTTGAAACTTTAGAAAGTATTGGTTTTGAAGTTGAAGCTGCTCACCACGAAGTAGGTGATGGTCAACAAGAAATTGACTTTAGATTTGATGATGCTTTAACTACTGCTGACCGTGTTCAAACATTTAAGATGGTTGTTCGTGAAGTAGCAAGAAAGCATGGTTTGTATGCTACATTTATGGCTAAGCCTGTAGAAGGTCAAGCTGGAAACGGAATGCACACTAATATGTCTTTATTTAAAGATGGTAAAAACGTATTCTATGATAAAGATGGTGAATTCCACTTATCAGATACAGCTCTCTATTTCTTAAATGGAATTTTGGAACATGCCCGTGCAATTACAGCAATTGGTAATCCAACTGTTAACTCATATAAACGTCTAATTCCTGGTTTTGAGGCTCCTGTTTATATTTCCTGGGCTTCTAAGAACCGTTCACCACTTGTTCGTATTCCAGATGCTGAAGAAATTAACACTCGTCTAGAAATGCGTTCAGCTGATCCAACTGCTAATCCATATCTTCTCCTTGCAGCTTGTTTAACTGCTGGACTAAATGGTATTAAAGAGGCTAAGAAGCCAATGGCTCCTATTACTTCTAATGTTTTTGAAATGTCTGAAGAAGAAAGAGCTAAGCGAGGCATTAAACCACTTCCATCTACTTTGCATAATGCTGTAAAAGCTTTTAAGGCTGACCCACTAATTCAAGAAGCTTTAGGTGAACACTTGACTCAAAGCTTTATTGATTCTAAGAACCTTGAATGGTCTAAGTACACTCAATCAGTTTCTGATTGGGAAAGAGACCGTTACATGGGGTATTAA
- a CDS encoding 5-formyltetrahydrofolate cyclo-ligase — MNLINKKDLRNLQIRKLTEFGKTQQKQLEDEILKEKLLKSRLLHQVENVGISISMALEVDTAPIIATLWKIKKKVYIPRCLPNRKMEFTLYNKNTFLEKTKFGVLENHDPKAEVKNDLDLIIVPGLAYGLDKNSRLGFGGGYYDRFLKKYPTQTLSLVNSVQAFDQTKWKIEDHDIPIENLILSK; from the coding sequence ATGAATTTAATTAATAAAAAAGATTTACGAAATTTACAAATAAGAAAACTGACTGAATTTGGAAAAACTCAGCAAAAACAATTAGAAGATGAAATCTTAAAAGAAAAGCTACTTAAAAGCCGATTATTACATCAAGTAGAGAATGTTGGTATTTCTATTTCAATGGCTCTAGAAGTCGATACAGCCCCAATTATTGCTACTTTATGGAAAATAAAAAAGAAAGTATATATTCCACGGTGTTTACCAAATAGAAAGATGGAATTTACACTTTATAATAAAAACACTTTTCTAGAAAAAACTAAGTTTGGAGTTTTAGAAAATCACGATCCAAAAGCTGAGGTAAAAAATGATTTAGATTTAATAATTGTACCCGGATTAGCTTATGGATTAGATAAAAATAGTCGGCTTGGTTTTGGTGGTGGATATTATGATCGCTTTTTAAAGAAATATCCTACTCAAACTCTTAGTCTAGTTAATTCCGTTCAGGCTTTTGATCAAACAAAATGGAAAATTGAGGATCATGATATTCCAATAGAAAATCTTATTTTAAGTAAATGA
- the greA gene encoding transcription elongation factor GreA, with protein MAEKVYPMTAEGKEKLQKELKNLKLVKRPEVIERIKVARSFGDLSENSEYDAAKDEQSAVEQRIVQIEQMLKYAQVVDADSVDPNEVSIGKTVTYTEVGTDDPETYTIVGSDESDPLNGKISNDSPIAQALLGKKKGEKVTINTPGGTFDVTINDVKTLN; from the coding sequence ATGGCAGAAAAAGTTTATCCAATGACTGCTGAAGGTAAAGAAAAACTTCAGAAGGAATTAAAAAACTTAAAATTAGTAAAACGTCCAGAAGTTATTGAACGAATTAAGGTTGCTAGATCATTCGGTGACTTATCAGAAAACTCAGAGTATGATGCAGCAAAAGATGAACAAAGTGCTGTAGAACAACGTATTGTTCAAATTGAACAAATGCTTAAGTATGCACAAGTTGTTGATGCAGATAGTGTTGATCCTAATGAAGTTTCTATTGGTAAAACTGTTACTTACACTGAAGTAGGTACTGATGATCCAGAAACCTATACTATTGTTGGATCTGATGAATCTGATCCGCTTAATGGAAAAATTTCTAATGATTCACCAATTGCTCAAGCTTTACTTGGTAAAAAGAAGGGTGAAAAAGTAACTATTAACACCCCAGGTGGAACTTTTGATGTTACTATCAATGACGTTAAGACATTGAACTAA
- a CDS encoding DUF3042 family protein produces MAKKFGAGVVTGVLATVGALAAGLATYKKKVVEPEQKEADRIEQNRIKANRKSYSAHQG; encoded by the coding sequence ATGGCAAAGAAATTTGGTGCCGGTGTTGTAACTGGTGTTTTAGCAACTGTTGGTGCACTTGCAGCAGGACTTGCTACTTACAAGAAAAAGGTAGTAGAACCTGAGCAAAAAGAAGCTGACAGAATCGAACAAAATAGAATTAAAGCCAACAGAAAGAGCTACTCAGCTCACCAAGGCTAA
- a CDS encoding YfhO family protein, with protein MIINKIKTYFKNKYLYWLSFLLPTCIFASYFLYRGQEILTVDLGQQYIDFLSFYKNNLLSNPLNFIFTFSNGLGSSFIGTSAYYLNSPFNFLLLLFSNSSLPIAILLIISLKVGAIGLSSFFYFQKFFKGDNKIFALAASLAFALSGFVVSYNLNLMWLDSLILLPLLLDAIDKLFEQKKHYFYLTTITFLLWLTNFYTGFMVLFFGLLYFITALINHSFSSKIIFHYFTKSLLGTTLGAFVLLPAFFEILNGKINSDTTLSLGFQFAPYQALDKLVIGAFNFTEMEKGLPNIFLTSIFTLLCLLYFINQHFSLKEKFTSAILLLFLFLSFSFNPLVLLWHLGQYPVWYPARFSFIFSFYAIYLGVQVLAHTHKFNLTSKIASLLLVISLSIFLLLSIHQKEFLSQTNIILTILFLLCSLLIILFFHYKWIPVIFFGIVGLEVSINLLASLDNISYQKNFDYANFTSNVSQTTTYLHKYDSGLYRTEKTFTRSDDDPFSNNYYGVSNFNSISDRAAINLVDYLGLENNDNSFTNNFATPLSDSLLGIKYNIVPIKNRRNLPKKEQVVFTSAFYRPDLVTNTVVKSFKQLQIRKNSSALPLIFISNTHQKITFYNNMPATNQNNLFSNILGQKLNLFNSLYLTNPSKLKNTKDSKNINEYKKIDKNKTANITFNISSFEKGAYYLELPSNLTTNVTSIIVNNHQLNNDDLGISSKLLNIGYYSTNTPIKIVFNLNTENINLNGIRVLQFREDEFNKIIRKFNQKQPVTHQTSPISLKINYTAQKNETLNSTIPYSKNWLIFDNGKLLQTHKFAQTFLSAPLKQGPHQLTLIYVPVAFLIGLIISIISLTLLFIFKPKRD; from the coding sequence ATGATTATCAACAAAATTAAAACATATTTTAAAAATAAATATCTATATTGGCTTTCTTTTTTACTGCCTACTTGTATCTTTGCAAGCTATTTTCTATATCGAGGCCAGGAAATTTTAACCGTTGATCTAGGTCAACAATATATTGACTTTCTTTCTTTTTATAAAAATAATCTACTCTCTAATCCTTTAAACTTTATTTTTACATTCAGTAATGGTCTAGGGAGTTCGTTTATTGGAACTAGTGCCTATTATTTAAATAGTCCCTTTAATTTTCTACTATTACTTTTTTCAAATTCATCTTTACCAATAGCTATTCTTTTAATTATTAGTCTAAAAGTCGGCGCTATTGGTTTAAGTAGCTTCTTTTATTTTCAGAAATTTTTCAAGGGTGATAATAAAATTTTCGCTTTAGCCGCTAGTCTTGCTTTTGCACTGAGCGGTTTTGTTGTTAGCTATAATTTAAATCTCATGTGGCTCGACAGTCTAATTTTATTACCTCTTTTACTAGACGCAATTGATAAATTATTTGAACAAAAGAAGCACTATTTTTATCTTACCACGATCACTTTCTTACTATGGTTAACTAATTTTTATACTGGTTTCATGGTGCTATTTTTTGGCTTACTTTATTTTATTACTGCTCTAATTAATCATTCTTTCTCAAGCAAAATTATTTTCCACTATTTCACTAAGAGTCTCTTAGGCACTACCCTAGGCGCCTTTGTATTATTACCAGCCTTTTTTGAAATATTAAATGGAAAAATTAACTCCGACACTACCCTTTCGCTAGGTTTTCAGTTTGCACCATATCAAGCTCTTGATAAATTAGTAATTGGCGCATTTAATTTTACTGAGATGGAAAAAGGACTACCTAACATTTTTCTAACTAGTATTTTTACTCTATTGTGCCTCCTTTACTTTATCAATCAACATTTTTCCCTAAAAGAAAAATTTACATCAGCTATTTTACTATTATTTCTATTCCTATCTTTTAGCTTTAACCCACTAGTTCTGTTATGGCATTTAGGCCAATATCCTGTTTGGTATCCAGCACGCTTTAGCTTTATCTTTTCTTTCTATGCAATCTATCTGGGTGTTCAAGTTCTCGCACATACACACAAATTTAATCTTACGAGCAAAATAGCTAGTCTGCTTTTAGTAATTAGCTTAAGTATCTTTCTTTTATTAAGTATCCATCAAAAAGAATTTTTGAGCCAAACTAATATTATTCTTACCATTCTTTTTCTTTTATGTAGTTTACTCATAATTTTATTTTTTCACTATAAGTGGATCCCAGTAATCTTTTTCGGAATAGTAGGACTAGAAGTAAGTATTAATCTGCTAGCAAGTTTAGATAATATCTCTTATCAAAAAAATTTTGATTATGCTAATTTCACTAGTAATGTTTCTCAAACTACAACCTATTTACATAAATATGACTCTGGCTTATATCGCACAGAAAAGACATTTACTCGTTCCGATGACGACCCATTCAGTAATAATTATTATGGGGTTAGCAACTTTAATTCTATTTCTGATCGTGCAGCTATTAATTTAGTAGATTATCTTGGGCTAGAAAACAATGATAATTCTTTTACCAATAATTTCGCTACGCCCTTATCCGATAGTCTTTTAGGCATCAAATATAATATTGTTCCCATTAAGAATAGGCGTAATTTACCTAAAAAAGAACAAGTTGTATTTACGAGTGCTTTTTATCGACCAGATTTAGTTACAAATACAGTCGTTAAAAGTTTTAAACAATTACAAATTAGAAAAAATTCATCTGCTTTACCACTTATTTTTATTTCAAATACCCATCAGAAAATTACCTTTTATAATAATATGCCTGCTACAAATCAAAATAATCTCTTTAGCAACATCCTCGGTCAAAAACTTAATCTTTTCAATAGTTTATATCTAACAAATCCAAGTAAACTAAAAAACACTAAGGATAGTAAGAATATCAATGAATATAAAAAGATTGATAAAAATAAAACTGCTAACATAACCTTTAATATTTCCTCATTTGAAAAGGGAGCTTATTACCTCGAGCTTCCCTCAAACTTAACTACTAATGTCACTTCTATTATTGTTAATAATCACCAACTTAACAATGATGATTTAGGTATTTCAAGTAAATTACTAAATATTGGATATTATTCAACAAATACTCCTATTAAAATTGTTTTCAATCTAAACACTGAAAATATCAATTTAAATGGTATTAGAGTTCTTCAATTTAGAGAAGATGAATTTAACAAAATTATTCGTAAATTCAATCAAAAACAGCCAGTAACTCATCAAACAAGTCCTATTTCTTTAAAAATTAATTACACTGCACAAAAAAATGAAACTTTAAATTCTACCATTCCTTATTCAAAAAATTGGCTGATTTTTGACAATGGTAAACTTCTGCAAACCCACAAATTTGCCCAAACATTTTTAAGTGCCCCTCTAAAACAAGGTCCCCATCAACTTACTTTAATCTATGTACCAGTTGCTTTCTTAATTGGTCTTATAATTTCAATTATTTCACTCACACTTTTATTTATTTTCAAACCAAAAAGGGATTAA
- a CDS encoding YqgQ family protein has product MKNLHDVQKLLKKFNIIVYVGKRKWDIELMGIELDNLYHAGVVSKKEYMNAKLILSHEHEIEEEKETSAKDSNGLS; this is encoded by the coding sequence ATGAAAAATTTACATGATGTTCAAAAGCTATTAAAAAAGTTTAATATTATCGTTTATGTTGGTAAACGTAAGTGGGACATAGAACTAATGGGAATTGAACTGGATAATTTATATCATGCAGGTGTAGTTTCTAAGAAAGAATACATGAATGCAAAATTGATTTTAAGTCACGAACATGAAATTGAAGAAGAAAAGGAAACTAGCGCAAAAGATAGTAATGGATTATCATAG